One genomic window of Globicephala melas chromosome 8, mGloMel1.2, whole genome shotgun sequence includes the following:
- the ARL2 gene encoding ADP-ribosylation factor-like protein 2, with the protein MGLLTILKKMKQKERELRLLMLGLDNAGKTTILKKFNGEDIDTISPTLGFNIKTLEHRGFKLNIWDVGGQKSLRSYWRNYFESTDGLIWVVDSADRQRMQDCQRELQNLLVEERLAGATLLIFANKQDLPGALSSNDIREALELDSIRSHHWCIQGCSAVTGENLLPGIDWLLDDISSRIFMAD; encoded by the exons ATGGGGCTTCTGACCATTCTGAAGAAGATGAAGCAGAAAGAGCGGGAGCTGCGACTGCTCATGCT TGGCCTGGACAATGCTGGCAAAACAACCATCCTCAAGAAGTTCAATGGGGAAGACATCGACACCATCTCCCCGACGCTGGGCTTCAACATCAAGACCCTGGAGCACCGAGG ATTCAAGCTGAACATCTGGGATGTGGGCGGCCAGAAGTCCCTGCGGTCCTACTGGCGGAACTACTTTGAGAGCACCGACGGCCTCATCTGGGTGGTGGACAGCGCCGACCGCCAGCGCATGCAGGACTGCCAGCGGGAGCTCCAGAACCTGTtggtggaggag CGCCTGGCTGGAGCGACCCTCCTCATCTTTGCCAACAAGCAGGACCTGCCCGGAGCACTGTCCTCTAATGATATCCGTGAG GCCCTGGAGCTGGACTCCATCCGTAGCCACCACTGGTGCATCCAGGGCTGCAGCGCTGTCACTGGGGAAAACCTGCTGCCCGGCATCGACTGGCTCCTGGATGACATCTCCAGCCGCATCTTCATGGCTGACTGA
- the SNX15 gene encoding sorting nexin-15 isoform X3 — MSRQAKDDFLRHYTVSDPRTHPKGYTEYKVTAQFISKRDPEDVKEVVVWKRYSDFRKLHGDLAYTHRNLFRRLEEFPAFPRAQVFGRFEASVIEERRKGAEDLLRFTVHIPALNNSPQLKEFFRGGEVTRPSEMSRDVHILPPPLIPTPPPDEPRVQPHEPWLPQPLPAERRGLEELEVPVDPLPSSPAQEALDLLFNCGSTEEASSSPGRGPLTEAELALFDPFSKEGDPSPARREGVKKKAAEYLKRAEEILHLHLSQLPP; from the exons ATGTCCCGCCAGGCGAAGGACGACTTCCTGCGGCACTACACAGTCTCGGACCCCCGGACCCACCCAAAGGGCTACACAGAGTACAAAGTGACGGCTCAG TTCATCTCAAAGAGGGACCCGGAGGATGTCAAAGAG GTGGTGGTCTGGAAGCGGTACAGTGACTTTCGAAAGCTGCATGGAGACCTGGCCTATACCCACCGCAACCTCTTCCGCCGCCTGGAGGAGTTCCCTGCCTTCCCCCGCGCCCAGGTGTTTG GCCGGTTTGAAGCCTCGGTGATCGAGGAGCGGCGAAAGGGGGCCGAGGACTTGCTTCGCTTTACTGTGCACATCCCCGCACTCAACAACAGCCCCCAACTCAAGGAGTTCTTCCGG GGTGGGGAGGTGACACGGCCCTCCGAGATGTCCAGAGACGTGCATATCCTGCCACCCCCTCTGATCCCCACACCGCCCCCTGACGAACCCCGGGTGCAGCCTCATGAGCCCTGGTTGCCCCAGCCGCTCCCTGCAGAGAGGAGGGGCCTCGAGGAGTTGGAGGTGCCAG TGGACCCCCTGCCATCCAGCCCTGCCCAGGAGGCCCTGGATCTCCTCTTTAACTGTGGGAGCACCGAGGAGGCGTCCAGTTCCCCCGGCCGAGGCCCCCTCACCGAGGCTGAGCTTGCCCTCTTTGACCCCTTCTCCAAGGAAG GTGACCCATCACCTGCCCGCCGGGAGGGTGTGAAGAAGAAGGCGGCTGAGTACCTGAAGCGGGCAGAGGAAATCTTGCACCTGCATCTGTCCCAGCTCCCACCCTGA
- the SAC3D1 gene encoding SAC3 domain-containing protein 1 → MPGYELPVGTCVDMCPAAERAQREKERRLHRFEVAPGCRGHRPRADPQRAVKEYSRPAAGKIRPPPSQLRPPSVLLATVRYLASEVVERTDASRAEVASFVADRLRAVRLDLALQGAGDVEAALVLEAALAVLLAVVARLGPSTAHGPADPMLLQAQVQEGFGSLRRCYALGAGPYPRQATFQGLFLLYNLGSVEALHEILKLPTALRSCPALRTALAVDSAFREGNTARLFRLLRTLPYLQSCAVQCHVGRARRGALARLARALSTPKGQTLPLGFMVHLLALDGPKEARDLCQAHGLPLDGQERVVFLRGHYTEEGLPPAGTCQVLVGNKLGGRTLEEVVTAEEEDEAVDTPKSAA, encoded by the exons ATGCCCGGCTACGAGCTGCCCGTGGGCACGTGCGTGGACATGTGTCCGGCCGCTGAGCGCGCCCAGCGCGAAAAGGAGCGCCGCCTGCACCGCTTCGAGGTGGCGCCGGGGTGTCGCGGGCACAGGCCCCGAGCCGACCCGCAGCGCGCAGTGAAGGAGTACAGCAGGCCGGCCGCCGGGAAGATCCGGCCCCCACCGAGTCAGCTGCGTCCGCCGTCCGTGCTGCTGGCCACCGTGCGCTACCTGGCCAGCGAGGTGGTGGAGCGCACCGACGCGTCCCGCGCAGAGGTAGCCAGCTTCGTGGCGGACCGTTTGCGCGCCGTGCGGCTGGACCTGGCCCTGCAGGGCGCGGGCGACGTCGAGGCGGCGTTGGTGCTGGAAGCGGCGCTGGCAGTGCTGCTGGCAGTGGTGGCGCGGCTCGGACCCAGCACAGCGCACGGGCCAGCGGACCCGATGTTGCTGCAGGCCCAGGTGCAGGAGGGCTTTGGTTCTCTGCGGCGCTGCTATGCGCTGGGCGCCGGGCCCTACCCCCGGCAGGCCACCTTCCAGGGCCTCTTTCTGCTCTATAACCTAG GCTCGGTGGAGGCCCTTCACGAGATTCTGAAGCTGCCCACTGCCCTGCGTTCCTGCCCAGCCCTGCGCACTGCCCTGGCAGTCGACTCTGCCTTCCGCGAAGGCAACACTGCACGCCTGTTTCGCCTGCTCCGGACCCTGCCCTACCTGCAGAGTTGCGCCGTGCAGTGCCATGTGGGCCGTGCCCGCCGGGGAGCCCTGGCCCGCCTCGCTCGTGCCCTGAGCACCCCCAAAGGCCAGACCTTGCCCCTGGGCTTCATGGTCCACCTACTGGCCCTGGATGGGCCCAAGGAGGCACGGGACCTGTGCCAGGCCCATGGACTGCCCTTAGATGGACAGGAGAGAGTTGTGTTCCTGAGGGGTCACTACACTGAGGAGGGGCTGCCACCTGCCGGGACCTGCCAAGTACTGGTGGGGAACAAGCTTGGAGGGCGCACCCTGGAAGAGGTGGTCAcggcagaggaggaagatgaggctGTAGACACACCCAAGTCTGCGGCATGA
- the SNX15 gene encoding sorting nexin-15 isoform X2 — translation MKTLAQLKYWLVLQSLGFISKRDPEDVKEVVVWKRYSDFRKLHGDLAYTHRNLFRRLEEFPAFPRAQVFGRFEASVIEERRKGAEDLLRFTVHIPALNNSPQLKEFFRGGEVTRPSEMSRDVHILPPPLIPTPPPDEPRVQPHEPWLPQPLPAERRGLEELEVPVDPLPSSPAQEALDLLFNCGSTEEASSSPGRGPLTEAELALFDPFSKEEGVGPSPTHMGELAALEAESERLDQEPWEPGGQAEEEDEEGGPAPAYLSEATELITQALRDEKAGAYPAALQGYRDGVHILLQGVSGDPSPARREGVKKKAAEYLKRAEEILHLHLSQLPP, via the exons ATGAAAACTCTGGCTCAACTCAAATACTGGTTAGTTCTCCAATCTCTTGGA TTCATCTCAAAGAGGGACCCGGAGGATGTCAAAGAG GTGGTGGTCTGGAAGCGGTACAGTGACTTTCGAAAGCTGCATGGAGACCTGGCCTATACCCACCGCAACCTCTTCCGCCGCCTGGAGGAGTTCCCTGCCTTCCCCCGCGCCCAGGTGTTTG GCCGGTTTGAAGCCTCGGTGATCGAGGAGCGGCGAAAGGGGGCCGAGGACTTGCTTCGCTTTACTGTGCACATCCCCGCACTCAACAACAGCCCCCAACTCAAGGAGTTCTTCCGG GGTGGGGAGGTGACACGGCCCTCCGAGATGTCCAGAGACGTGCATATCCTGCCACCCCCTCTGATCCCCACACCGCCCCCTGACGAACCCCGGGTGCAGCCTCATGAGCCCTGGTTGCCCCAGCCGCTCCCTGCAGAGAGGAGGGGCCTCGAGGAGTTGGAGGTGCCAG TGGACCCCCTGCCATCCAGCCCTGCCCAGGAGGCCCTGGATCTCCTCTTTAACTGTGGGAGCACCGAGGAGGCGTCCAGTTCCCCCGGCCGAGGCCCCCTCACCGAGGCTGAGCTTGCCCTCTTTGACCCCTTCTCCAAGGAAG AAGGTGTAGGCCCCAGTCCTACCCACATGGGTGAGCTGGCAGCATTGGAGGCAGAATCTGAAAGACTGGACCAGGAACCCTGGGAGCCAGGAGGGCAGGCGGAGGAAGAGGACGAGGAAGGAGGGCCCGCCCCTGCCTATCTGAGCGAAGCCACAGAGCTCATCACCCAGGCCCTACGGGATGAGAAGGCAGGCGCCTACCCTGCAGCTTTGCAGGGTTACCGGGATGGTGTGCACATCCTGCTTCAGGGAGTTTCTG GTGACCCATCACCTGCCCGCCGGGAGGGTGTGAAGAAGAAGGCGGCTGAGTACCTGAAGCGGGCAGAGGAAATCTTGCACCTGCATCTGTCCCAGCTCCCACCCTGA
- the SNX15 gene encoding sorting nexin-15 isoform X1, with amino-acid sequence MSRQAKDDFLRHYTVSDPRTHPKGYTEYKVTAQFISKRDPEDVKEVVVWKRYSDFRKLHGDLAYTHRNLFRRLEEFPAFPRAQVFGRFEASVIEERRKGAEDLLRFTVHIPALNNSPQLKEFFRGGEVTRPSEMSRDVHILPPPLIPTPPPDEPRVQPHEPWLPQPLPAERRGLEELEVPVDPLPSSPAQEALDLLFNCGSTEEASSSPGRGPLTEAELALFDPFSKEEGVGPSPTHMGELAALEAESERLDQEPWEPGGQAEEEDEEGGPAPAYLSEATELITQALRDEKAGAYPAALQGYRDGVHILLQGVSGDPSPARREGVKKKAAEYLKRAEEILHLHLSQLPP; translated from the exons ATGTCCCGCCAGGCGAAGGACGACTTCCTGCGGCACTACACAGTCTCGGACCCCCGGACCCACCCAAAGGGCTACACAGAGTACAAAGTGACGGCTCAG TTCATCTCAAAGAGGGACCCGGAGGATGTCAAAGAG GTGGTGGTCTGGAAGCGGTACAGTGACTTTCGAAAGCTGCATGGAGACCTGGCCTATACCCACCGCAACCTCTTCCGCCGCCTGGAGGAGTTCCCTGCCTTCCCCCGCGCCCAGGTGTTTG GCCGGTTTGAAGCCTCGGTGATCGAGGAGCGGCGAAAGGGGGCCGAGGACTTGCTTCGCTTTACTGTGCACATCCCCGCACTCAACAACAGCCCCCAACTCAAGGAGTTCTTCCGG GGTGGGGAGGTGACACGGCCCTCCGAGATGTCCAGAGACGTGCATATCCTGCCACCCCCTCTGATCCCCACACCGCCCCCTGACGAACCCCGGGTGCAGCCTCATGAGCCCTGGTTGCCCCAGCCGCTCCCTGCAGAGAGGAGGGGCCTCGAGGAGTTGGAGGTGCCAG TGGACCCCCTGCCATCCAGCCCTGCCCAGGAGGCCCTGGATCTCCTCTTTAACTGTGGGAGCACCGAGGAGGCGTCCAGTTCCCCCGGCCGAGGCCCCCTCACCGAGGCTGAGCTTGCCCTCTTTGACCCCTTCTCCAAGGAAG AAGGTGTAGGCCCCAGTCCTACCCACATGGGTGAGCTGGCAGCATTGGAGGCAGAATCTGAAAGACTGGACCAGGAACCCTGGGAGCCAGGAGGGCAGGCGGAGGAAGAGGACGAGGAAGGAGGGCCCGCCCCTGCCTATCTGAGCGAAGCCACAGAGCTCATCACCCAGGCCCTACGGGATGAGAAGGCAGGCGCCTACCCTGCAGCTTTGCAGGGTTACCGGGATGGTGTGCACATCCTGCTTCAGGGAGTTTCTG GTGACCCATCACCTGCCCGCCGGGAGGGTGTGAAGAAGAAGGCGGCTGAGTACCTGAAGCGGGCAGAGGAAATCTTGCACCTGCATCTGTCCCAGCTCCCACCCTGA